One genomic segment of Actinoplanes ianthinogenes includes these proteins:
- a CDS encoding GDSL-type esterase/lipase family protein, translating into MRKDFLPSLGRATTRRALLFGGAASAALIATPGIAGPLRPARAQQRWTGTWSTGTTATPSREPLLPADRTVRQVVHLSLGGTQPRLTLSNEFGTTPVRLGEIWTGLRAGGPDSTAMRPATIRRVTFDGRADALLPAGGTLHSDPVPDLTLPPGADLVISYHLPDRTRIGTVGTHAYQRNRIVPGNAAAAPDPSGGVVDTRYLLLGGVSVRTAGPSAAVVAFGDSITCGAVTTLGANRRWPDRLAARIRAAGLPLGVLNTGINANRLLAGPDIPAPPGGGGSGAGGTTGALANVSIGAAGLRRLGRDALDQPGARYLITLIGINDIGHGTPAPPLIAGHLELISRARQAGFTVLGGTLLPIGGSGHDAPAHRIARSTLNEWIRDSGEYDAVIDFDAAVRDGGSPERLWRGYDSGDHLHPNDAGMLALASAVPLALLR; encoded by the coding sequence TTGCGAAAAGATTTTCTCCCCAGCCTGGGGCGCGCCACCACCCGGCGCGCCCTGCTCTTCGGCGGCGCCGCGTCGGCCGCGCTGATCGCCACCCCGGGCATCGCCGGCCCGCTCCGGCCGGCCCGCGCCCAGCAACGCTGGACCGGCACGTGGAGCACCGGGACCACGGCCACGCCGAGCCGGGAACCGCTGCTGCCGGCCGACCGGACCGTCCGCCAGGTGGTGCACCTGAGCCTGGGTGGCACCCAGCCCCGCCTCACCCTGTCCAACGAGTTCGGCACCACCCCGGTACGCCTCGGCGAGATCTGGACCGGGCTGCGCGCCGGCGGCCCGGACAGCACCGCGATGCGCCCGGCCACGATCCGCCGGGTCACCTTCGACGGCCGCGCCGACGCCCTGCTCCCGGCCGGCGGCACCCTGCACAGCGACCCGGTCCCGGACCTCACCCTGCCGCCCGGCGCCGACCTGGTGATCAGCTACCACCTGCCCGACCGGACCCGGATCGGCACCGTCGGCACCCACGCCTACCAGCGCAACCGGATCGTGCCGGGCAACGCGGCCGCCGCGCCCGACCCGTCCGGCGGCGTGGTCGACACCCGGTACCTGCTGCTCGGCGGGGTCAGCGTGCGCACCGCCGGGCCGAGCGCCGCGGTCGTCGCGTTCGGCGACTCGATCACCTGCGGCGCGGTCACCACGCTCGGCGCCAACCGTCGCTGGCCGGACCGGCTGGCCGCCCGGATCCGCGCGGCCGGCCTGCCGCTCGGCGTGCTGAACACCGGCATCAACGCCAACCGGCTGCTGGCCGGCCCGGACATCCCGGCCCCGCCCGGCGGGGGCGGCTCCGGCGCGGGCGGGACGACCGGCGCGCTCGCCAACGTCAGCATCGGCGCGGCCGGGCTGCGCCGGCTCGGCCGGGACGCGCTGGACCAGCCCGGCGCCCGGTACCTGATCACCCTGATCGGGATCAACGACATCGGGCACGGCACCCCGGCGCCGCCGCTGATCGCCGGGCACCTGGAGCTGATCTCCCGGGCCCGGCAGGCCGGGTTCACCGTGCTCGGCGGCACCCTGCTGCCGATCGGCGGCAGCGGCCACGATGCCCCGGCGCACCGGATCGCCCGGAGCACGCTCAACGAGTGGATCCGGGACAGCGGCGAGTACGACGCGGTGATCGACTTCGACGCCGCGGTCCGCGACGGCGGCTCCCCGGAACGGCTGTGGCGCGGTTACGACAGCGGCGACCACCTGCACCCGAACGACGCCGGGATGCTGGCCCTGGCCTCGGCGGTCCCGCTGGCGCTGCTCCGCTGA
- a CDS encoding AfsR/SARP family transcriptional regulator: protein MRWRLLGPVRLVTDEGVEVDPGTGKQLCLLAALLLTPGQVVPAGVLIDRVWGGTPPRSGTPLAPYATRLRRVLDPLIGPDTLRWTAGGYLLDVPPEQVDLYRARRLIHHARSAAGDGDHQRAGELLMHALDGWEPVTLAGVPGAWADRVRTGLTREFLDALAQLGRAGLQVGRAGEVAERLAPFVAEHPTAEDLAAVLMTALAEAGRPAQALEAFARTRGAVADELGAAPGPELTELHTRILRAPAGGRVTPAQLPAPAPGFTGRAAELATLDQRQRLTVVTGPPGVGKSALAVHWGHRARFPDGQLYLDLRGFDRCATAMGAEEAAGDLIVSLDPGRPVPPGPAARSGLLRSLLAGRRALLLLDNARDAEHVRPLLPGAPGPTVVVTSRDRLTGLIASHGATPITLDALDDAHARQLLANRLGDRLAAEPAAGAALAAATAGLPLALVTVAARAALRPGQPLADLAAELAASRLDGMRSPDAATDPRTVFSWSYRALSSGAARLFRLIGAVTDPDLDLAAASALAGEDVTAELAELIAASLLTERRTGRWMMHELLRAYAESLLSPAERDPALTRLALRT from the coding sequence ATGCGGTGGCGGCTGCTGGGACCGGTTCGCCTGGTCACCGACGAGGGCGTCGAGGTCGACCCGGGCACCGGCAAACAGCTCTGTCTGCTCGCCGCGCTGCTGCTCACCCCCGGCCAGGTGGTCCCGGCCGGGGTGCTGATCGACCGGGTGTGGGGTGGCACGCCGCCGCGCTCCGGGACGCCGCTGGCGCCGTACGCCACCCGCCTGCGCCGCGTCCTCGACCCGCTGATCGGCCCGGACACGCTGCGCTGGACCGCCGGCGGCTACCTGCTCGACGTCCCGCCCGAGCAGGTCGACCTCTACCGGGCCCGGCGCCTGATCCACCACGCCCGCTCCGCCGCCGGGGACGGTGACCACCAGCGGGCCGGTGAGCTGCTGATGCACGCCCTGGACGGCTGGGAGCCGGTCACCCTGGCCGGCGTTCCCGGCGCCTGGGCCGACCGGGTCCGGACCGGCCTGACCCGCGAGTTCCTGGACGCGCTCGCCCAGCTCGGCCGGGCCGGGCTCCAGGTCGGCCGGGCCGGCGAGGTGGCCGAGCGGCTCGCCCCGTTCGTCGCCGAGCACCCGACCGCCGAGGACCTGGCGGCGGTGCTGATGACCGCGCTCGCCGAGGCCGGCCGCCCGGCGCAGGCCCTGGAGGCGTTCGCCCGCACCCGCGGCGCCGTCGCCGACGAACTCGGCGCCGCACCCGGCCCGGAGCTCACCGAGCTGCACACCCGGATCCTGCGCGCCCCGGCCGGCGGGCGGGTCACCCCGGCCCAGCTGCCCGCCCCGGCACCCGGCTTCACCGGCCGGGCCGCCGAGCTGGCGACGCTGGACCAGCGGCAACGGCTCACCGTGGTCACCGGGCCGCCGGGTGTCGGCAAGTCCGCGCTCGCCGTGCACTGGGGCCATCGCGCCCGCTTCCCGGACGGGCAGCTCTACCTCGACCTGCGCGGCTTCGACCGGTGCGCCACCGCGATGGGCGCCGAGGAGGCGGCCGGCGACCTGATCGTCTCGCTCGACCCGGGCCGCCCGGTCCCGCCCGGCCCGGCCGCCCGCTCCGGTCTGCTGCGCAGCCTGCTCGCCGGCCGCCGGGCGCTGCTGCTGCTCGACAACGCCCGGGACGCCGAGCACGTCCGGCCGCTGCTGCCCGGCGCGCCCGGCCCCACCGTCGTGGTGACCAGCCGGGACCGGCTCACCGGCCTGATCGCCTCGCACGGCGCGACCCCGATCACCCTGGACGCGCTCGACGACGCGCACGCCCGGCAGCTGCTCGCGAACCGGCTCGGTGACCGGCTCGCCGCCGAGCCCGCGGCCGGCGCGGCCCTGGCCGCGGCGACCGCCGGGCTGCCGCTGGCGCTGGTCACGGTGGCCGCCCGGGCGGCGCTGCGCCCCGGGCAGCCGCTCGCCGACCTGGCCGCCGAGCTGGCCGCGTCCCGCCTCGACGGGATGCGCAGCCCGGACGCGGCCACCGACCCGCGGACCGTGTTCTCCTGGTCCTACCGGGCGCTCAGCTCCGGCGCGGCGCGGCTGTTCCGGCTGATCGGCGCGGTCACCGACCCCGACCTGGACCTGGCCGCGGCGTCCGCGCTGGCCGGCGAGGACGTCACGGCCGAACTGGCCGAGCTGATCGCGGCCAGCCTGCTCACCGAGCGCCGGACGGGCCGCTGGATGATGCACGAGCTGCTCCGGGCGTACGCGGAGAGCCTGCTCAGCCCGGCCGAACGCGACCCCGCGCTGACCAGGCTGGCCCTCAGGACGTGA
- a CDS encoding L-threonylcarbamoyladenylate synthase, with product MAKYFDVHPDNPQPRSIQQIVGVIREDGLIAYPTDSCFALGSRMGNKDGLDRIRAIRHLDDRHHFTLMCHDFAQLGQFVQINNALFRAVKASTPGPYTFILPATKEVPRRLLHPKKKTVGVRITAHTTAQAILAELGEPLVSSTLLLPGEPEPMTQGWEIKEALDHAVDAVVDSGECGTEPTTVIDLSEGEPEVLRVGAGDPARFTS from the coding sequence GTGGCGAAGTACTTCGACGTGCACCCGGACAATCCGCAACCCCGCAGCATCCAGCAGATCGTGGGGGTGATCCGGGAGGACGGACTGATCGCCTATCCGACCGACTCGTGCTTCGCGCTCGGGAGCCGGATGGGCAACAAGGACGGGCTGGACCGGATCCGGGCGATCCGGCACCTGGACGACCGGCACCACTTCACGCTGATGTGTCACGACTTCGCGCAGCTCGGGCAGTTCGTGCAGATCAACAACGCGCTGTTCCGGGCGGTGAAGGCGAGCACGCCGGGGCCGTACACGTTCATCCTGCCGGCCACCAAGGAGGTGCCGCGCCGGCTGCTGCACCCGAAGAAGAAGACCGTCGGGGTGCGGATCACCGCGCACACCACGGCCCAGGCGATCCTGGCCGAGTTGGGTGAGCCGCTGGTCTCCAGCACGCTGCTGCTGCCCGGCGAGCCGGAGCCGATGACACAGGGCTGGGAGATCAAGGAGGCGCTCGACCACGCGGTCGACGCGGTGGTCGACTCCGGCGAGTGCGGCACCGAGCCGACCACGGTGATCGACCTGTCCGAGGGTGAGCCGGAGGTGCTCCGGGTCGGCGCCGGCGATCCGGCGCGGTTCACGTCCTGA
- a CDS encoding NUDIX hydrolase, whose product MEIVRRPAVRIVCFDADGRVLLLNWEDPTDGHRLWEPPGGGIDPGETPLEAARRELTEETGLDPEAIDPEFVVVERECVWKGRRMIGPEQFFTARFAEPTPAIGRDGLLPYERAELVGVAWVHPDDFAGLPDVLEPPSLPGLCRALAYRKPV is encoded by the coding sequence ATGGAGATCGTCCGCCGCCCCGCCGTCCGCATCGTCTGTTTCGACGCCGACGGCCGCGTCCTGCTGCTGAACTGGGAGGATCCCACCGACGGCCACCGCCTCTGGGAGCCGCCCGGCGGCGGCATCGACCCGGGTGAGACGCCGCTCGAGGCCGCCCGCCGCGAGCTGACCGAGGAGACCGGCCTGGACCCGGAGGCGATCGACCCGGAGTTCGTCGTGGTCGAGCGGGAGTGCGTGTGGAAGGGCCGCCGCATGATCGGCCCCGAGCAGTTCTTCACCGCCCGCTTCGCCGAGCCCACCCCGGCGATCGGCCGCGACGGCCTGCTCCCCTACGAGCGGGCGGAGTTGGTCGGCGTCGCCTGGGTCCACCCGGACGACTTCGCCGGCCTGCCCGACGTCCTGGAGCCTCCGTCGCTGCCCGGGCTCTGCCGCGCTCTCGCGTACCGGAAACCGGTCTGA
- a CDS encoding NAD(P)-dependent oxidoreductase gives MTVGFLGLGVMGRPMALNLARAGTDLLVWNRSPAAAEALRAAGAAVAAEAADVFAGADVVLMMLADDQVADRVLDRDAPGFAPMVAGRTLVHMGTTAPAWSRGLEEQVRDAGGHYVEAPVSGSRVPAETAQLVAMLAGTDQDVDRVAPLLAPMCRETVRCGPVPNGLLMKLSVNTFLISMVTGLAESFHFADRHHLDRGTLLAALDAGPMASPVSRMKARKLLDRDFSVQASIRDVLYNNHLIVEAAETAGISSPLLDTCLELYAETSAGGHADQDMAAVIHALESRSG, from the coding sequence GTGACGGTGGGATTTCTCGGGCTGGGCGTGATGGGCCGGCCGATGGCGCTCAACCTGGCCCGGGCCGGGACAGACCTGCTGGTCTGGAATCGCTCGCCGGCGGCCGCCGAGGCGTTGCGGGCGGCCGGGGCCGCCGTCGCGGCCGAGGCCGCCGACGTGTTCGCGGGCGCCGACGTGGTGCTGATGATGCTGGCCGACGACCAGGTCGCCGACCGGGTGCTGGACCGCGACGCGCCCGGCTTCGCGCCGATGGTCGCCGGGCGCACCCTGGTGCACATGGGCACCACCGCGCCGGCCTGGTCCCGCGGGCTGGAGGAGCAGGTCCGGGACGCCGGCGGCCACTACGTCGAGGCTCCGGTGTCCGGGTCCCGGGTGCCCGCCGAGACCGCCCAGCTGGTCGCCATGCTGGCCGGAACCGATCAGGACGTCGACCGGGTCGCGCCGCTGCTGGCGCCGATGTGCCGGGAGACCGTCCGGTGCGGCCCGGTGCCCAACGGCCTGCTGATGAAGCTGTCCGTCAACACCTTCCTGATCAGCATGGTGACCGGGCTGGCCGAGTCGTTCCACTTCGCCGACCGCCACCACCTGGACCGGGGCACCCTGCTGGCCGCGCTGGACGCCGGCCCGATGGCCAGCCCGGTCTCCCGGATGAAGGCGCGCAAGCTGCTCGACCGCGACTTCTCGGTGCAGGCCTCGATCCGCGACGTGCTCTACAACAACCACCTGATCGTCGAGGCCGCCGAGACGGCCGGCATCTCCTCGCCGCTGCTTGACACCTGCCTGGAGCTTTACGCGGAGACCTCGGCCGGCGGACACGCGGACCAGGACATGGCCGCGGTGATCCACGCCCTGGAGTCCCGCTCCGGCTGA
- a CDS encoding NAD-dependent succinate-semialdehyde dehydrogenase: METELFIGGKWVGATSGSRFDVLDPATGDTIATVADGAEVDAIAAVDAAAAAGPGWAATPPRVRGEVLRKAFELMTERAAELAKLISLENGKALTDAKGEVTYAAEFFRWFAEEAVRIDGNVTTAPGGTNRILVTRQPVGVCVLVTPWNFPAAMATRKIGPALAAGCTVILKPASDTPLTALAMAGILAEAGVPEGVVNVLPSRSSGKVVSTMLRDARVRKISFTGSTEVGRILLAQAAENVVNTSMELGGNAPFVVFGDADLDAAIEGAMLAKMRNGGEACTAANRFFVEAGVADEFAHRLAQRMSALVVGPGTDEKTQVGPLVNEDTVAKVDELVKGALADGAEAVTGGSRPAGPGFYYPPTVLTGVGADAAILREEIFGPVAPIVTFTSEDEAVRLANDTEYGLVAYVYTGDLARGLRVSERIEAGMVGLNRGLVSDPAAPFGGVKQSGIGREGGHEGLLEYLESKYIAVNW, from the coding sequence ATGGAGACGGAACTTTTCATCGGCGGCAAGTGGGTGGGCGCGACCTCGGGGAGCCGGTTCGACGTGCTCGATCCGGCGACCGGCGACACGATCGCCACGGTCGCCGACGGTGCGGAGGTGGACGCGATCGCCGCGGTGGACGCGGCGGCGGCCGCGGGCCCGGGCTGGGCCGCGACACCCCCTCGGGTACGCGGTGAGGTGCTCCGCAAGGCGTTCGAGCTGATGACCGAGCGCGCCGCCGAGCTGGCGAAACTGATCAGCCTGGAGAACGGCAAGGCGCTCACCGACGCGAAGGGCGAGGTCACCTACGCGGCCGAGTTCTTCCGCTGGTTCGCCGAGGAGGCCGTGCGCATCGACGGCAACGTGACCACCGCGCCGGGCGGCACCAACCGGATCCTGGTGACCCGGCAGCCGGTCGGCGTCTGTGTGCTGGTCACCCCGTGGAACTTCCCGGCCGCGATGGCCACCCGCAAGATCGGCCCGGCGCTCGCCGCCGGCTGCACGGTCATCCTCAAGCCGGCCAGTGACACCCCGCTCACCGCGCTCGCGATGGCCGGCATCCTGGCCGAGGCCGGCGTCCCCGAGGGTGTGGTGAACGTGCTGCCCTCGCGCAGCTCCGGCAAGGTCGTCTCGACCATGCTGCGCGACGCCCGGGTCCGCAAGATCTCCTTCACCGGCTCCACCGAGGTCGGCCGGATCCTGCTCGCCCAGGCCGCGGAGAACGTCGTGAACACCTCGATGGAGCTGGGTGGCAACGCCCCGTTCGTGGTCTTCGGCGACGCCGACCTGGACGCCGCGATCGAGGGCGCGATGCTCGCCAAGATGCGCAACGGCGGGGAGGCGTGCACCGCGGCGAACCGGTTCTTCGTCGAGGCGGGCGTGGCCGACGAGTTCGCCCACCGGCTCGCCCAGCGGATGTCCGCGCTGGTGGTCGGTCCGGGCACGGACGAGAAGACCCAGGTCGGCCCGCTGGTCAACGAGGACACCGTGGCGAAGGTCGACGAGTTGGTGAAAGGCGCGCTGGCCGACGGGGCGGAGGCGGTCACCGGCGGCAGCCGGCCGGCCGGGCCGGGCTTCTACTACCCGCCGACCGTGCTCACCGGTGTCGGCGCCGACGCGGCCATCCTGCGCGAGGAGATCTTCGGACCGGTCGCCCCGATCGTCACCTTCACCAGTGAGGACGAGGCGGTCCGGCTGGCCAACGACACCGAGTACGGCCTGGTCGCCTACGTCTACACCGGTGACCTGGCGCGCGGCCTGCGGGTCAGCGAGCGGATCGAGGCCGGCATGGTCGGGCTGAACCGTGGGCTGGTCAGCGACCCGGCCGCCCCGTTCGGCGGGGTGAAGCAGAGCGGCATCGGCCGGGAGGGCGGCCACGAGGGCCTGCTGGAGTACCTGGAGTCCAAATACATCGCCGTGAACTGGTAG
- a CDS encoding GntR family transcriptional regulator, translating to MIEFHLDARSGVAPYMQLIQQVRHALRLGVLKEGDKLPTVKEVVARIAINPNTVSKAYRELEYAGLVAARPGVGTFVTKTLGSPGEHEPLRHSLQRWLGEAREAGLDNESIEALFLSTFRDFSEARA from the coding sequence GTGATCGAGTTTCACCTGGACGCCCGGTCCGGGGTCGCGCCCTACATGCAGCTCATCCAGCAGGTGCGGCACGCGCTCCGGCTGGGTGTGCTCAAGGAGGGCGACAAGCTGCCCACCGTCAAGGAGGTGGTGGCCCGGATCGCGATCAACCCGAACACGGTGTCCAAGGCGTACCGGGAGCTGGAGTACGCGGGGCTGGTCGCCGCCCGGCCCGGCGTGGGCACGTTCGTCACGAAGACGCTCGGCTCGCCCGGCGAGCACGAGCCGCTGCGGCACAGCTTGCAGCGGTGGCTCGGCGAGGCGCGGGAGGCCGGCCTCGACAACGAGAGCATCGAGGCCCTCTTTCTCAGTACTTTTCGGGATTTTTCGGAGGCGCGGGCATGA
- a CDS encoding ABC transporter permease subunit — protein MIWLTWRQFRTPALTTGALLLVLLAGLALTWTQVGDLASAAGFTGCRGDACEAAADTFRQSLQTGWVRQFYNVGMVAMALLPALLGIFWGAPLVARELETGTYRMVFSQSVGRGRWLLVKLALGGAAAALGTGLLSLVLSRWAHQIDLATGDRITPLIFQARGIVPVGYAVLAFVIGVTAGLLLRRTVTAMVVTLLLVAGLQIAMPMLVRPWLAQPVTTITALDTTQRMGMGFDMSTKEMRLEPVLEMRNAWIMKSSVITTTGAEFRGPADTTKCGPDAPNDRLTCPEWLRAQNLRTKLTYVPDAKFWTVQWREFGLLVALGLALSAFSLWWIRRRLI, from the coding sequence ATGATCTGGTTGACCTGGCGGCAGTTCCGCACCCCGGCGCTGACCACCGGCGCGCTCCTGCTGGTGTTGCTGGCCGGCCTGGCGCTGACCTGGACGCAGGTGGGTGACCTGGCGTCCGCGGCGGGCTTCACCGGCTGCCGGGGCGACGCCTGCGAGGCCGCGGCGGACACGTTCCGCCAGTCCTTGCAGACCGGGTGGGTACGCCAGTTCTACAACGTCGGCATGGTGGCGATGGCCCTGCTGCCGGCGCTGCTCGGGATCTTCTGGGGCGCGCCGCTGGTGGCCCGGGAGCTGGAGACCGGCACATACCGGATGGTCTTCAGCCAGTCGGTCGGCCGGGGCCGCTGGCTGCTGGTCAAGCTGGCGCTCGGCGGGGCGGCGGCCGCGCTCGGCACCGGCCTGCTCAGCCTGGTGCTCAGCCGGTGGGCCCACCAGATCGACCTGGCCACCGGGGACCGGATCACCCCGTTGATCTTCCAGGCGCGCGGGATCGTGCCGGTCGGCTACGCGGTGCTGGCGTTCGTGATCGGGGTGACCGCCGGCCTGCTCCTGCGCCGGACCGTGACCGCGATGGTGGTGACCCTGCTGCTGGTCGCCGGCCTCCAGATCGCGATGCCGATGCTGGTGCGCCCCTGGCTGGCCCAGCCGGTCACCACGATCACCGCGCTGGACACGACGCAGCGGATGGGGATGGGGTTCGACATGAGCACCAAGGAGATGCGCCTGGAGCCGGTCCTGGAGATGCGGAACGCCTGGATCATGAAGAGTTCGGTCATCACCACGACCGGGGCGGAGTTCCGCGGCCCGGCGGACACCACCAAGTGCGGCCCGGATGCCCCCAACGATCGGCTGACCTGTCCGGAGTGGCTACGGGCGCAAAATCTCCGCACCAAGCTGACCTACGTGCCGGACGCGAAGTTCTGGACCGTTCAGTGGCGTGAGTTCGGCCTTCTGGTGGCCCTCGGCCTCGCCCTTTCGGCCTTCTCGCTGTGGTGGATCAGGCGCCGGTTGATCTGA